In one Populus nigra chromosome 12, ddPopNigr1.1, whole genome shotgun sequence genomic region, the following are encoded:
- the LOC133669253 gene encoding SCY1-like protein 2 B, which yields MSLNMKTFTQALAKTAAVIEKTVQTTVQEVTGPKPLQDYDLLHQIGSAGPGLAWKLYSAKAARESTRTHQYPTVCVWVLDKKALSEARARAGLTKVAEDTFLDVIRADAARLVRIRHPGVVHVVQALDENKNAMAMVTEPLFASVANAIGNLENVGKVPKELKGMEMGLLEVKHGLLQIAESLDFLHNNAHLIHRAISPENILITSSGAWKLGGFGFAITTDQASGDLASSQAFHYAEYDDEDSMLPLQPSLNYTAPELVRSKAPSAGCSSDIFSFGCLAYQLIAHKPLFDCHNNVKMYMNTLNYLSSAAFSSIPPELVPDLQKMLSANESFRPTAMDFTGSPFFRNDTRLRALRFLDHMLERDNMQKSEFLKALSDMWKDFDTRVLRYKVLPPLCAELRNMVMQPMILPMVLTIAESQDKIDFELSTLPALIPVLSTAAGETLLLLVKHAELVINKTSQDNLISHVLPLLVRAYDDTDPRIQEEVLRKSSFLAKQLDVQLVKQAILPRVHGLALKTTVAAVRVNALLCFGDLVSTLDKHAILDILQTIQRCTAVDRTPPTLMCTLGVANSILKQHGVEFVTEHVLPLLTPLLTAQQLNVQQFAKYMLFVKDILRMIEEKRGVTVTDSGIPEVKSSSFPNGIQPQASSKTSGTVAPAAKGSASWDEDWGPVSKGSATAHPALASNSSPTPSISANQPVQLTFFQSESPMTSAVSSRQTAVSCPPIDIEWPPRASSTVTQLDIGNKQMDAGATSTSSFNEIDPFADWPPRPSGTSSGSGASNNGTTGLQPNSYSSNLMTNTPDIMNFQNKGNISWAFNNQSSLDPLKPNQGTSAVNSGSLNSGPNPQSSIGFLKQNQNTSTLGSYNHTKPTDLGSIFGSSKNEQTAIKLAPPPSSAVGRGRGRGRGMGGTSTLRSSHAKPQSEQPPLLDLL from the exons ATGTCTCTCAACATGAAAACATTTACACAGGCGCTAGCCAAAACGGCAGCGGTCATTGAAAAAACCGTACAAACCACCGTCCAAGAAGTAACCGGTCCCAAACCCTTGCAAGACTACGATCTCCTTCACCAGATCGGCTCAGCTGGACCCGGTCTCGCTTGGAAGCTCTATTCTGCCAAGGCAGCGCGTGAGTCAACGCGCACACACCAGTACCCGACGGTTTGCGTTTGGGTTCTGGATAAGAAGGCGTTGTCGGAAGCGCGAGCGCGTGCGGGTTTAACGAAGGTGGCGGAGGATACGTTCTTGGACGTGATTCGAGCGGATGCTGCGAGGTTGGTCAGGATTAGGCATCCGGGAGTGGTTCATGTTGTGCAGGCTTTGGATGAGAATAAGAATGCGATGGCGATGGTGACGGAACCGCTTTTCGCGTCGGTGGCGAATGCGATTGGGAATTTGGAGAATGTGGGGAAAGTGCCTAAGGAGCTCAAGGGAATG gAAATGGGCTTGTTAGAGGTGAAGCATGGCTTGCTACAAATTGCAGAATCCTTGGACTTCCTCCATAACAACGCACATCTCATTCACAGGGCTATATCTCCTGAG AATATTCTAATTACTTCAAGTGGAGCGTGGAAGCTTGGTGGATTTGGTTTTGCAATAACAACAGATCAGGCTTCAGGCGATTTGGCTAGTTCCCAGGCCTTTCATTATGCT GAATATGATGATGAGGACTCTATGCTGCCCCTTCAGCCATCGCTGAATTACACTGCACCTGAACTAGTTAGGAGCAAAGCACCTTCAGCTGGATGCTCTtctgatatttttagttttggatGCCTTGCCTACCAACTGATTGCTCACAAGCCTTTGTTCGACTGCCACAACAATGTGAAGAtg TACATGAATACCTTGAATTACTTATCCAGTGCAGCTTTCTCCTCTATTCCACCAGAATTAGTTCCTGACCTGCAGAAGATGCTCTCTGCAAATGAATCTTTCAGGCCAACAGCTATGGATTTTACAG GTTCTCCTTTTTTCCGGAATGACACTAGGCTGCGTGCTCTTCGCTTCCTAGACCACATGCTT GAAAGAGATAACATGCAGAAGTCTGAGTTCTTAAAAGCATTATCAGATATGTGGAAAGACTTTGACACCCGTGTGCTGCGATATAAG GTTCTTCCACCCTTATGTGCTGAACTTAGGAATATGGTCATGCAACCAATGATTCTCCCCATGGTTCTCACCATTGCAGAGTCCCAG GATAAAATTGACTTTGAGCTATCAACACTTCCAGCTCTCATTCCTGTCCTCAGTACTGCTGCAGGCGAGACACTACTGCTGCTTGTGAAGCATGCTGAACTTGTTATCAACAAG ACTAGTCAGGATAACTTAATATCCCATGTTCTGCCCTTGCTCGTTCGAGCTTATGATGATACGGATCCGCGCATTCAAGAGGAAGTTTTGAGAAAATCATCCTTTCTTGCCAAGCAACTAGATGTTCAG ctGGTGAAACAAGCAATTTTGCCTCGTGTTCATGGATTAGCTCTCAAAACAACTGTTGCTGCG GTAAGAGTCAATGCTCTGCTATGCTTTGGAGATCTTGTTAGCACACTCGATAAACATGCTATTTTAGATATCTTGCAAACAATTCAACGTTGTACGGCAGTTGATCGTACTCCTCCAACCCTTATGTGTACCCTTGGTGTTGCAAACTCAATTCTCAAGCAG CATGGAGTAGAATTTGTTACGGAGCATGTTCTTCCACTTCTCACACCTCTGCTCACTGCTCAGCAATTGAATGTTCAGCAGTTTGCTAAGTATATGCTCTTTGTGAAGGATATCCTCAG GAtgatagaagaaaaaagaggagtTACAGTAACAGATTCTGGAATTCCAGAGGTGAAGTCGTCATCTTTTCCCAATGGGATTCAGCCTCAAGCCTCAAGCAAAACAAGTGGTACTGTTGCACCAGCAGCAAAGGGTAGCGCCTCATGGGATGAGGATTGGGGTCCTGTCTCAAAAGGATCTGCCACTGCACATCCGGCTTTAGCAAGCAACTCATCACCTACTCCATCTATTTCTGCTAATCAGCCAGTTCAATTAACATTTTTCCAATCAGAATCTCCCATGACATCTGCAGTTTCCAGTAGGCAAACAGCCGTATCATGCCCTCCAATCGATATAGAATGGCCTCCACGGGCATCTTCAACTGTAACTCAGTTAGATATTGGAAACAAGCAAATGGACGCAGGAGCAACATCCACTTCAAGTTTTAATGAAATAGATCCTTTTGCTGATTGGCCTCCAAGACCAAGTGGCACTTCTAGTGGTTCTGGGGCTTCTAACAATGGCACAACAGGACTGCAGCCAAATAGTTACAGTTCGAATTTGATGACAAACACACCCGACATTATGAATTTCCAGAACAAAGGAAATATCAGCTGGGCCTTCAACAACCAAAGTTCATTGGATCCATTGAAACCAAATCAAGGCACCTCTGCTGTGAATTCTGGTAGTTTGAATAGTGGTCCTAATCCCCAAAGCTCTATTGGTTTCTTGAAACAGAACCAGAATACATCAACTCTGGGTTCTTATAACCACACAAAGCCAACAGATCTCGGATCCATATTTGGTTCCAGCAAGAATGAGCAGACTGCAATCAAACTTGCTCCACCCCCATCAAGTGCCGTGggcagaggaagaggaagaggaagagggaTGGGTGGCACATCAACCTTGAGATCTAGCCATGCAAAGCCACAATCTGAACAACCCCCTCTTCTAGATTTGCTATAA